TTTTACTCCTTTTTGACTAAACCTGCACCTTGttccaaaaatgaaaatgtgatgaAAAGTGATTGACTACGGGCATCTCAGTTCCTAGGTTGGTGCTTGATTTGTTGGTTCTTCCTCAGCTCTTCATCCccccctgagctgggcttttTCAGGAACAAAGCCAGAATTGCTTCCAGCACCAAGTCTAGCAGAACTCAAGAAAAGTTTGGTCAATGAGACAAGGAATGCACAGGGTCTGAAGGgttcctttctgttttcttcagcgattggttttaaaaagaaaaagctcacTTGCAGATTTTGTAATTAAAGTGGAAAACAGTTATTACATTGTCTAGTGGGATGCTGTTAGGGACAGTTTATACAGAATTTTCAAAAAGCCTTGAATcactattttaataaaaaaccacaacaaaccactaaaagaaacacatttatttGCAAGATATATGAAACAGGTTTTAATATATGCATGAAAATATCAAGAAactgtaaaaaaccccaacaaaaatacaattaatcCAGATCTGACCATGTGAAGACAGCACCTACTTGCTCACAAGGTGAACCTGCACCACCCACTCCTCACAGTGAGGCAATTTCTCCCTCAGGTCTGGTGCACAGCATTTCATGAGCAATATCTGGAGGGAAATGGGCTCTCCTGAGGGGCAGGATTGTCTTGGCAAGCTGGGATCTTGTCAGAGCTCAGCTCTAGAGAGGAATTATCCTgtgtgcctggctctgctccagctatGCACTCATCAAAGACATACTGACCCTaatccctcaaaaaaaaaaaataaacaatcacATCAATAGAGAGAAACTCCAgtctcagcctgtcctcagcAACCAGAGGCCACCCCCATCAGCGCTGCCCTGTACCAAGGCAATTCAGCATTCCTTTGTGACAGATTTTTAACTTTGCACCGTGGCCCCAAccctgcaaaaccaaaacaccctTGGAGGAGGCTGAGCCCCTCCTTGGCCCAGTTCCCCTCAGCCACCTGTTCTAGAAGCTGTTACCAACCCAAATTTTAGCCTCTTCTTGCCTGAGTTTTGATAAATCCCTTTGATAAGAAGGGGTTTTAGATCATGCCCAGGTTGGAATGTAGGCATTAGCTTTACTTTACCCTGGATTATCTCAGCTTGTGTTGTACAGTGTGCAGTCACTGGGTTGAAGAAACTAATCCAGCACATCACAAACATTTCTGCTGTCCCAGGGTCTTAGGTTGGACATAGGAGTATTCCATTGccctctgtcagagctggggcagttctctgctgtgcaTTGGGCAGTTtcctttatctctcccacaaccaatcctccctccaggagatctctgctgtccatggccactgagtgtccctgcagggctgatcaaattccatcatcccatggggagatgctctgcccagggcaggagccaagcattcctacctggatacaatctgagcctgggaacagcacagcagcctttgccccctgcattcccagaggagcagctttcttctgccctgcattcccagaggagcagctttctcctgccctgcattcccagagggagagcaggcccatctccagcagccctggagctgcagaggaaaactccccccttgtgcaggatccctgctccagcagaagcacagctggcactgcaggagggctgagccagcatggaatggcactgctgccaccaccctgcccacaggggctcagctcctcttctgactctggcagtgggtttttttgttctgtttgtaatattgcatttgtatttttaattttcctagtaaagaactgttattcctattcccatatctttgcctgagatccttttaatttcaaatttataatgATTTGAAGGAAGGGGgcttacattttccatttcaggggaggctcctgctgtctttagcagacacctgtctgtgAAAACTGAGACACCCAGGAAGACACTAAGACCTAAGTTTAGTCATTTTGCTCATCAGCCACATCAAGACCCCCATCAGTCACGTGAGCGGCTCTGACAGAGGCAGTCAACTAAAATCTAGACTTGATTGTGACTTTATGGGGCCATCATGGCCTTGGAGCAGGTGAGTCCACGTGGATCCAGCATTTCACCCTGccacatttctgaagtttctgCAAAATAGATTTCCCTGCTGTAACTCTTGAGTAATTTTAGCTGGCTGAGCTCTTGGGCAAGGATCCATGAGAGAACTGGAATCCATGCTTGTGTAGATCCATGGCAAACTATTGATCAGAAAGAAATGAGCCCATATGTTGCATTTAGccccaaaatgctgcttttacaCACTGAACTGCATACATATGTCTAGGGTACCTGCATTTTGCTACATTTTCTGTACATTAcgaaaaaaaaatttaaaaaaagtagaAACCCACTTGCATATGAGATTTTTCCTTCCACTGAAGAAGGTAGGTGATAGCAATTTCGGTTCAGGTGGTTAAAGCAGCTCTCAGAGCTCTCAGCTCTCCCCTCTGCCTGTGAGGGGATGGTCCCAGCTGGCAGAAGTTTATTCACCTCTGGAATAGGTGCTGCTTCTGACCAGGGTGCTCCGTCTGGAGTTGTAGGACATGTCTTCATATACCACATTGggctttttcttctggaaatatttcttcacctgccaaacagagaaaacagcccTTCAAAGCAGAGCCTGGAAAGACCCCAACCAAGGAgtcattttccattttagcaGTCCATCTACATCATCTGTTGGAAGAGGAAACACACTTTCAAAATTCCTCTCACGACCCAGTGAGATCTTAGAGGACCACGTGGAAATTATCagcttatttattttactttcttttatgAGTCTGATGCAATTTCACAAAAAGTTCCTTCAAGAGTTGGATGTAACTGTAGCTTtgacataaataataaatgacaataataataaataaggCTCATTCTTAGACTGTTACTGGTAGGACATGAGGTTCCACTGAGCTTTGACAGAATGATGTTACACTACTGGTTTTTAGCAGTGCTGGAGCCACATTTGGAGGGACGAGACTGGAGCCTGTGAATCATCCACTTAATTTTCAATAATATTTATGCAGCAGAAGGATCTATCAGAGTCAATTTCTGGGCACTTTCTGCAGTATATGTATAGAAATAATcccagtgaaggaaaaaaaatgtaataatttttgtttctggaaagaggccattttttttttctcccagtacAACTTTCACACATCAGCTATTTTATGAGTTTTTGTTGCCATTGTGTCTCCCTCCAAGTTAATCTCTTACAAGCTTGCTGAGGACAGCTTTAGTCccaattcacaaaaaaaaatttaaaaaagcaagcGAAGCAGAACAGTGAGGGGCTTTGTTCAGAGATACACACACAACACATGGCTGTGTCAACCACACAGCTCACTCGAGGTTTGTTATCAAAAGACAATAAATGTCTCATTTACGAAGGGTTACAGAAGTATAAGACACTGTGTTAGCTGCCAAGAGTTTACAGCTGGAAGATTTTCAACAAGGGCAAGTAGGAGAGCAATAGGGAGCCACAATTCCTTAGGTTTATCAGATGTTTGCTTGACTCTGGCAACATTTCACAATAATATCAGTTTGTTCCTCCAAACTGCCCCAGTTTTGCTGGGGTGACTGTACTTACAACCACATGGTACAAGGTGCAGCACACCAGGGCACAGAACAGCAGAGCCACCACTATGAGAACGGCATACAAATCCCAGGAGCTCTTCTTACATGCCTGCTCCacttctgcatttaaaattacagcAGCATTGTTATCAATatgaaaaggcagaattttgtCAGATTAAGttcttttctgacccagagacGGGGCAACTGtgatgtgttttaaaaacttttattctatCTTCATTCTCATTTGAAGGGCGAGACAacacagatgttataattcacgcCCTCACAATCAGAAGCAaactatttcttaattacaataCATTATAATTGTTTCTATCAGCTTTTGCCACACCATGCTGTGaatgccttaaagccaatcatctaaaaCTACCCCTCGTGGGTCCTACTACAATGCATCTTTTATAGTTTATTTCTCTAAAGTATCCAGTCTTATTTGCAGGGCCATCCTTCAAAACTTGTTTCtcattccatttctctctcagcaatgtctgtcctAGTCCATGGCATctctaagtcagcatttcttaagGTTTGCATACAGATGCACACTGTGTGAACCTTCTGTCAGGTTTTGAGAATTTTCTACAAATCTATTCCccattgaattttctttttcttctgaaaaaaataattttacagtttaGCCAAAAATCTGGATATTGACAGCTACAGAGCCATGTTTCTCATGCCATTAGTATTCTCACTGGCGTTCCCTGTGCTCTTCCAGAGGCTGGGGGTGGCTGCGGGTGGGTCAGCAAGGAGCACTCCACAAAAGCAGGTTCTACAACACTGATAGGACCACACACGACTAATGggagcagaaaattatttcctgcagTGTTGCTGCAACCCCGAGGGCTCTGAATTATCCAAGAGCCAGGCTGGTGAGAGGTGCAGACAGAAGCAGGAGTATGTTCATGTTCATTCTGTGGTATGAAATGCACTGAGCAGAATAATGCTGGTGGAAAGGGTTTCAACTCTCTAAAACCTCAATTAATCCATATATGAATAACACACTAATTAATAATCACACCCCTGCTTTGTTGGGCTACTGTCATTTCCCCCACCTCACTTTACTGAGTTGTTGCCCCAGCTGTGGGTGATGGCACAGAACAGGACCACAGTTGCTTTTGCAGACTGCAGGAAAATCCTTTGCCACCCTTAGGGCCTTTGTAAACCTTATTTTACAAAGGCCTCAGCAAAGCCCAATGCACAGGGTTAAATTGCACCAGTTAGACCAAAATCAAGCACTCTCTTGCTGGTTCTGACTTCAGCTTATCAAGTGAGTACAGCACTatcctgcaggaaaataaaaaacttatGCTTAGAGCACAGAAAAGTAGGAACACATCCTTGtagcacagaaaaatcaaaccccCTCTTtggaacacagaaaaatgaaacctcCTATTTGGAGCACAGGAAAATCAACCCCTCTCTTTGGAACACAGAAAAGTCAAACCCCCTCTTTGTAGCACACGCTCACAGAGTGCTCAGTGTGTAACAAGGGCATGTGAGAACATCTCTGCTGTGGTCTGTGGTGCTTGAAGTAAAGGCCCAAGGACTTGTTTTGTGCTTCCCAGTGTGATCTGTTTTTAAACACGAGACTTGCTTGAGGGAATGGTTTCTAAAAGCCATTTATGTCACGCTAAGGTCAAAGAATTAGTGCTAAAAGTACTTAATCATATCCTAAAAGTGACAGATTGCACACAGTGAAGTGTTTGCTACCttgttttcacctttttttctttttctaagcTGCAGGATCATGGCAAGGTCTGAATTCCCCTCTGGTTGTACAAGGCAGGTGGAAACACAGAGTCTGTTTCTGTCTCTGAGCTCAACAGGACACAAAGGAGCCTGAGCCCACTCTCCAAACTTTCCTAGGTTTGCCTGTTCTGACTGAAGTTCCAAAAGCTTTCTGTCCACGACAcaacaataaatatttatgattaaACAAGCAAAAGGGTGGTACCTTTAACCAGCAGCATGGTGCCACTCgctgagagcagaggggagCCCTTCACCTTCAGGGCACAGATGTAATTATCACTGTCATTTTCCTGTAGCTTGTGTAGAGTTACCACAGTTCTATTTCCTTCCCTTGAATACTCCAAGCGATTCCCAAAGGCAGGAGAAACCTCTGACACGTTGAGATTTGACACAGACAGAACCATGCCAGGCTGCACGAGAGTCCGGAGCAAGTAGAACTGCTCATCTTCAGGTGAGCTTTTCAACACACAGGTGATGCTGACAGACTGGCCTGGCTCAGGGTTGGCATGGAGTGGTGAttgctccagagctctgctgaatttagctaaaaacagagaaattagTGGTTATCACATGCTTAACACAGCGCATTTTAACTGGGGAGCAaggggacagagcaggcagaaagAACAGACCATAGGAATGTagataaaatgaatttttaaacatGCTTTACACAGGCTTTAAGAAGGATATATTTTAGTATATCCTGGCATGTCATCCTGCCTCAGGATCTGAAAGGAGGACTGACCAACAGGTTTAGCTGTTTGTACAGGGTCTGCACTAcctaaaaaattataaatattgaCCTCCTCTAAGGGAATACAGCCCGACCAACACGTCCTGGAGCCATGCATCATTGCCTGCTTTCTCAAGTGAGATGAAGCCACAGAGAGATCTGTTGGTGTGGATCAAATCACACAATGTGTGTCCCATCAATGTTGAAAATGGTCTGTGAGAATGGTGTGGTCATAAATGACTCACTGTCCAGCTGGGAAGACATTCCACTGAGTTCCTCTGAGGACAGGACTTGTTCCTTTTAATATTATCATTGAAGGGGATAAGGGAGTGAGGACAGAATTTATCAGGTTTGTAAAGGGAAGGCTGtaagcatttcagaaaagagGATCAGAATCAAACAGAGATATAAAGCaacttaataaaataatttggagaGACAATACACAGTAAACAAGATGTGATTCATTTGAGAAAACACAGCCAATAAGTTTGAAAGGAGAAGCCCAAGGGAGAAGATGATAATGCTTCAGGATATAAACTACAATTGCGGATCAGCAATCAATTATATTTCACAtgcctggggaaaaagaaaggaagaaaaccctGTAGGCTTTGGGAAAGATGTCTCAGGTTAGAAGATCTCATTGGAAGGACAGGTACATGGAGGAATAAACTGCCAAAGAATAGTGTGGACTCAACCCtcttctaatgaaaaaaaaaaaaaagacagaaaaattgttCCCCCAACCAGAAACACCTGCCAAAAGAAGCACTTCTGCCCATTCAGCAACTCCTcactaacaagaaaaaaaaccctttactTGCTCATGCTCAACTTGCGTAAGACCAGCCTCCCAATTATTACCAATTTGTCATTTAAGGTGAATTAGtaaaaacaaaagagatttGCAAAAACAActgctaccaaaaaaaaccctctttgcTCTGCTAGATGTTTAAAAAGGTTTGACAGGTTGTTTTGGAAAGAGCTGTGGGGCATCGCTGTTtccaaagtgctgcagcaaCCTGTGACTCATGTGAAAATCTGTAGCTGGAATTAATGAGTCACAAATTAATCTTCTAGGAtggttaggggttttttttggtaccGTACTATCTCAtgtgttttcttcattgtttcagGGAGCAAACCCACACATTCCTTCAAATCTGTACCTGAGCAGACACAGAAAAGGTTCTGTCAGACTCACCCACCCATTGTGTCTCCTTCCAAtctttgatttaaaatacagatcTGTATTTACTAATTCATGACATAAAAGGTGGAATTGCAATACCTTTGACCACTACTATGGTTGTCTTCCCATATATCTCTTGGGGATAGCCATcgatttttaaaatctcagcgCATACGTAGATTTGAGAATCAGACTCCTGTAACCTGTGCAGGGTTATCCTGAGATTCTCCCCTTCCTTTGAACACTCGACACGATTAGCAAAGGCAGGATTGACAGATGGAGGTTTCTCCTTGGAACTATATACCACATTGAGATTCTGTATGACAGTTCTCAAGTACATCCCCACTTGATTTTGATTCATTGGGCAAATTATGCTGACGGAGTTTCCTTCCCAAGCACTGATAACGTCTGTGGACTGTTCATGTCCTCCacctaaaaataagaaatgcaaTTGAAATTGTAATATCAGAGTTCCTCCTGGTCTGATCATATCAAAGTACATATCAAAACCAACTCCTCCACCAACAGAACTGCTCTGTAAGACTTGACCTCAGTCTCCCTGTGTCATTTCTtggctgctctggcacctgtAGTGCCTTTCATGCCCAGTGacctgagcagctcagcaccttcccaaGCTTCAAAGGCCTTGGCAAAGAAGTGGCTGCTGTCACTCACACAGAAAATGTCATTCTCTCTGTAgattcccaggaaaatcctatTAGTTCTCAAAATACAAACTTCACTAAGATTACCCTGATAATTACTTTCAGATCTAAATCAGGATTGCAAAGGTAAGaaaaagaggcagagaagagaagaaaatacactTGTCCTTTTAAAGGGGCTTTTAATACCATCAGGGATAATAAAGATTCTCAGATTCAATACAGGAAGAGGGCTGCAGGAGGTGTAAGTCCAATCTATTTaagaaacaaaggcaaatgcagaaTGAAATCCTTGGAGTTCTCCAATGACCCCAATATCCAAAGAAATTGAAGGGGGTGTATTTGTGCGATGAATAGCGAGGAATAGAGAGATCAAATGAGAAACACCCAAAAGAAGCTACATCAgaagcaagggaagaaaaattaaatagagaGCGTTGCACGTCTAAGGCAAACATAATTTAGAAATGGTTggaacaaaggaaggaaaagattgAAATGTAAGAAATGTAAGAGCATCAATGTTGTCCTTACCGTCCTGGGCAGGGAAGCAtgggagaagcaggagaaagagGGATGCATTTGGGAGCCACAACATCCACAGCATTTTCAAAGGTCTTTTTAGTTGCTCCTTCTGTCTTAACAATGAGTTAAAGCCCTGAGTAAAGAGTCCCAAGCCCCAGGTTGGGCTGTTGTCTGCCAGTTACTTGAGCTGTCTACTGAAAGAAGTCAACAGagttttgcttttgcctttgtATCACAATGATAGAAGGGGAAGAACCATTTCTCTGGGAGGGGCTCCTTGGTTTTCTTCACACTTAAACCAcccctgttttcctgctgctgagcaacCCCCAGCCCTCAAGGCAGCAGTGGAAAGTTGTCTGTGGGGAGCACCTACCTGCCCTCTGAAGACTACTGAGAAAAGGGCAGCTCAAATTTGCTGTTCACAGTGACAAAGTCAGGCAGCTGTCCCCCAGTTGTGGCCTATCTGGAAATGCAGGGGCTTCGTACCATCAGTTCAGTTTGTCAGGACTCCCACAGACTTAGACTGGTGGCTGCAGATGCAAAAGTCTTGGCTTTGTTAGCAGAAAGGAGATGAGAGATGCTCCATTACTTCAGGAAAACCCTCAATTATTGTACAAGCCCTGCACACAAACCAGCAGATTTGATCTGCATTTTGGCAATAATTGTGAATAATTGCcaagcaggaggagctggaggtcCTTCAGCAAACACCAGCAC
This window of the Motacilla alba alba isolate MOTALB_02 chromosome 18, Motacilla_alba_V1.0_pri, whole genome shotgun sequence genome carries:
- the LOC119709513 gene encoding uncharacterized protein LOC119709513 encodes the protein MLWMLWLPNASLFLLLLPCFPAQDGGGHEQSTDVISAWEGNSVSIICPMNQNQVGMYLRTVIQNLNVVYSSKEKPPSVNPAFANRVECSKEGENLRITLHRLQESDSQIYVCAEILKIDGYPQEIYGKTTIVVVKAKFSRALEQSPLHANPEPGQSVSITCVLKSSPEDEQFYLLRTLVQPGMVLSVSNLNVSEVSPAFGNRLEYSREGNRTVVTLHKLQENDSDNYICALKVKGSPLLSASGTMLLVKEVEQACKKSSWDLYAVLIVVALLFCALVCCTLYHVVVKKYFQKKKPNVVYEDMSYNSRRSTLVRSSTYSRGE